One stretch of Desulfovibrio sp. UCD-KL4C DNA includes these proteins:
- a CDS encoding phage regulatory CII family protein: MSDERKSVAVEIQNMVLKHGSLSVEQITEQTFGSTKSHWTLYKELNPEDPGGKMGVLDLVPLMKTCGSTRPLEAIAQQMDMAVIPLPKAGFTSKSLEDDMNRTTKEFGDAVVKFASIMEDGKITPCEFAEFDKEVMELISTALFWRNGIKSMVKDYA, encoded by the coding sequence ATGAGCGATGAGCGGAAAAGTGTAGCTGTAGAAATTCAAAACATGGTGCTGAAACACGGATCGTTGTCAGTCGAACAAATTACAGAACAGACCTTCGGGTCTACTAAAAGTCATTGGACTTTATACAAAGAGTTGAACCCCGAAGACCCAGGCGGAAAGATGGGGGTTTTAGACCTTGTTCCGCTTATGAAAACATGCGGATCAACCAGACCATTAGAAGCCATTGCACAACAAATGGATATGGCTGTTATCCCACTTCCTAAAGCTGGTTTTACTTCCAAATCACTTGAAGACGATATGAATCGAACAACTAAAGAGTTCGGGGATGCTGTAGTCAAATTTGCCTCAATTATGGAAGACGGGAAAATCACTCCATGCGAATTTGCGGAGTTTGACAAGGAAGTAATGGAACTCATTTCAACGGCTCTTTTCTGGCGGAACGGAATCAAATCTATGGTTAAAGATTATGCCTAA
- a CDS encoding helix-turn-helix transcriptional regulator, with translation MFMKTNFTQQNFRTDIHTLVENTPGWSVTRLARKSEVDQASLSRFCKGKSGLSGANIEKLWPFIYGDQKPNQPEN, from the coding sequence GTGTTCATGAAAACAAACTTCACCCAGCAAAACTTTAGAACTGACATCCACACCTTGGTCGAAAATACCCCCGGATGGTCAGTAACCAGACTCGCCAGAAAGAGCGAAGTAGATCAAGCCTCTCTTTCGCGTTTTTGCAAAGGAAAGTCCGGGTTGTCCGGGGCGAATATCGAAAAACTTTGGCCTTTCATTTATGGCGACCAGAAACCCAACCAACCAGAAAACTAA
- a CDS encoding S24 family peptidase, which produces MGYEEIVREQIEKAVEAAGNPTTLAKACGIEQSSLARYLKREQRGLGFSSLVKIMDYLNSALPISALAPHGQNGNGSVVNPECPLPESAGSIFPVYQFAAGGLPISLAEIEPICEVCIPQKFVFSGLMVVQVMGDSMSPLIRNGAYIGINKQEKKIVPGRVYAVDVPYEGLTIKRVFLDPVHGELILRPENPTHPEIRVPIEGRDGLIVGEVMWEMQNLN; this is translated from the coding sequence ATGGGATATGAAGAAATTGTACGAGAACAAATAGAAAAGGCCGTTGAAGCAGCTGGCAACCCAACAACGTTAGCTAAAGCTTGTGGAATTGAACAATCATCACTCGCTCGTTATTTAAAAAGAGAGCAGCGAGGACTTGGTTTTAGTAGCCTTGTCAAAATTATGGACTACTTGAACAGCGCACTACCTATATCAGCACTCGCCCCACATGGACAAAATGGGAATGGAAGTGTAGTTAATCCAGAATGCCCACTCCCTGAATCCGCAGGATCAATTTTCCCCGTTTATCAGTTTGCGGCTGGCGGGCTTCCGATTTCACTGGCTGAAATTGAACCAATATGTGAGGTCTGCATTCCTCAAAAATTCGTATTCTCCGGCTTAATGGTCGTGCAGGTAATGGGCGATTCAATGTCTCCCCTAATCCGCAATGGCGCATACATTGGAATCAATAAGCAGGAAAAAAAGATTGTTCCGGGCCGCGTCTATGCCGTGGATGTTCCATATGAAGGGTTAACCATCAAGCGGGTTTTCCTTGACCCAGTACATGGAGAACTGATACTTCGCCCAGAAAACCCCACTCACCCTGAAATAAGAGTGCCCATAGAAGGGCGCGACGGGCTTATCGTCGGTGAAGTTATGTGGGAAATGCAAAATTTGAATTAG